The genomic window AGATTCCTAGTTGACATGTGTTGATTTCCATGTTATGCTCTAACATTCCATGCCATTTTATGCCTCATATATGTCATGTatcatatgttttcattgccatgaacttgcctaaatgatgttccagttttctgttaacttcatgatgtcaTGTTGTGAACTTGATATTAGTtaatctatgcctcttttggagatgaTAGAATTACATGAATTGAAGTATGCTAGGGTTACTTTATTCAAATGCTAAGTCTGATAATTTTGGACTTTATATGACATCTGTCCCAAGCTTGTAAACATGCTATgatgatgttgctgttttacacttgctgaaactgttaccacattcaaacttgtcttgatggtttccactaatccatgagccatatgcatatgatgccttgatgttatttGCTCCTTTTATGTttactttgatgccatgcccttggttgctgtGTATAGTTGCtgtagcatctttgtttcatgcctccaacatgccatcatattaactctgctcatgcatatgcctGTTTTTCACTGTCATAATCTGTGTTAttaagttgctttttgcattgatcatcttggattaatCTCGATGCCTATGAActtgaaccttaatgatattttaAGCATGTTATATGTAATttgagtgcatatcaagtttgCGCTCATATGAtccatgtagcatgttgttttgatgattgcaaagtgcctacttgctattttgggcagattgttgttatagcttgttttgagtgtatgtgttgaaccgttgctccgttttcatcgtgttctatatgaaacttgtttagaattgcatatagtttcataatatcttgttgcatccttgatttgagtatgtgtgcttgatgtttgaatgcattttgcatcaatgacatgtttaacttgtgttgctcatatcttctaggccgtagctccaaattaaatgaactttatatgtaacttgactagaaactCATGTAGGTCTTCATGGTGCAtcataacttgttgtttaacaacctAAACATAatgttttattcagatctggaccaattttgaaatttgcatatgaggacttaccggaattgttatatgttgtttccggcctcatttaaacttgctttgatgtgatgtccttgtatgcatcatctcttgccatgagtagcatcatatatccttgtcatgcatcatacttggttgagcatcatgtcatgtttatgtgttgtgtgtttaccatgttatttgcttctttccggttgtgcttcttctcgatagttcctgttttgttgcgatcgtgaggattcattcgactacgcttggttcctGTTTCATCTAcgcccattcgtcttcttcatggactcgttcttcttcctagcgggatttcaggaaagatgatctttaccctggatctcactactatcattgctatgctagttataccgatgctatcgctatgtcgcgcttcctaccacttgtttatcaagcctccctatATGCCATaaaacagcctctaacctttttccaccatcccagcaaaccgttgtttggctatgttaccgctttgctcagcccctcttatagcgttgctagttgcaggtgtagttgcaggttgttccatgttgggacatggatatcatggatatcttgggatatcacaatatctcttatttaattaatgcacacatatatacttggtaaagggtggaaggctcagccttatgcctgatattttgttccactcttgccgccctagttccgtcataccggtgttatgttccttgattttgcgtccctggcacgatgagggtttatgggcccctcttgacagtttgctttgaataaaactctaccagcaaggcccaacattggttttaacttttgccaacataataatattgaattaattaattaatttgcaTAGGGCGCCATGAACCCCAGGATTCTTTATTCCACATAATACAGGGGGCCAATGCTGATAGTGTTGATCCCAATCTAGAGTAGTGTGCGGCTTCCCCCGGGGAAACTCGGGTCTTAGTTGTTGTATGATGTGCTCATCCGGACGTGGCCTGAGATGAGGtatgcgcggctactatcagggtgtcggcacaccgggaggtcttgctggttttgttttaccattgtcgaaatgtcttgtgcaccgggatcccgagtctgagcggatgtcccacgatggaggattgtctccgcggatcgtgagcttgtcatggcctaagttgggacacccctgcagggttaaactTTCAAGagacatgcccgcggttatgtggcagatgggaatttttaatatccggttgtagaaaacttgacaccagattcaaattaaaatacaccaaccgcgtgtgtaaccgtgatggtctctttttgagtgagtcgagaagagaacaccgtggggttatgtttgaaagtaagtagttcaggatcacttctttatcattACTAGTTCGCGACcgattgcgtagcttctcatcttattcttgtactcgaaAGTTAGCCACCacacaatgcttagtcgcttgctgcatcctcaccacttatccattccattcccattaagctttgctagtcttgatacccatggtaatgggattgctgagtcctcgtggcttacagattactacaaaaacagttgcagatacaggtaatgcgatgatctgacgtgagagcaatgtatgcttgtcttggagttcttcttctgcttcttctttgttcaggggttaggttcctggtcggcagcctaggctagcagggtggatgtcatttgagtttctgtttgtgtttcatccgtagtcagatgttgctcttatgtatgatgttgttgtattcatgtggcattgtatgtctgttgtatgtatccccatctattatataatggtatgatgtaatgatatccaccttgcaaagcgtcttcaatatgcagCTCTATCCTTGGTGGTGCCTTTGAGTTCCTCTTGGaagcatattgggcgtgacatacaaGCTCGGGAGGcttaattttttctggaccaaaagggaccctagaaggttcgggagaagacctgaAGAGCCATGAGGGAGTGACAATCTCGGGAGgagcgcccccaggcttgtgggccccttgttgcacctcttaacctaattccacctctataaattcccaaatattcccaatacatcagagagccacccaaaatagtttttctgctgcctcaagtttctgttcttccgtgatcccatctggaggccttttccattactcttccggagggggaatcagtcacagagggcttctacgtcaaccttgctacccttccaATGATGTgggagtagtttaccaaagacctacaggtccatagctagtagctagatggctccttctctctctttgatcttcaatacaatgttctcctcggtgttcttggagatctattcgatgtagttttcttttgcggtgtgtttgttgggatccgatgaattgtgggtttatgatcagattattcatgaatattaattgagtcttctctgaattattttatgcatgattattatagctttgtatttctctccaatctatccatttggtttggccaactagattgatttatcttgcaatgggagtggtgctttgtaatgggttcaatcttgcagtgctcaaacccagtgatagaaggggacatgccacgtatttgtattgttttcATTAAGGGGAAAATGATGAGGTTTATACATATttcttgggtttactttgtctacatcatgtcatattgcttaaggcgttactccgtttttcatgaacttaatgccctagatgcatgttggatagcggttgatgagtggagtaatagtagtagatgcaggcatgagtcgctctacttatcttggacgtgatgcatatatacatgatcatttcctagaaTATCGTCATatttatgcgcttttctatcaattgtccaacagtaatttgtttacccagcgtatgctttttgttcgagagagaagcctctagtgaaaactatggcccctaggtctacttTATcgtatataaaatccaaaaataccttgctacaatttatttaccattattttattttgtgttttatttatctatctatcactatcagatttgatccttgcaaataaccgccaAGGGGATTGCAACCCCCttgatcgtgttgggtgcaagtatttgctcttttgtgtgtaggtgttgctaCCGAGTTTTGcatggttctcctattggattgataactTTGGTTcttaactgatggaaatacttatatctactatactacatcatcctcttATCTTCGAGGAAATctcaatgcagctcacaagtaacAAGGCTATACCACAATCAAAGCATGAACAAATATCGGATTGCCATTGGTGTAAAAGAAAATGTgctaactagattattggctctactgcaagtgggagactattctatgccctagaggcaataatattgtattattatatttccatgatcataattaagagtttatattctatgttataactattgtggtcctggaatatgcgatttggtggaaaactcatatgcacgtttggaatgataaacggtaaaataaGATTCCTAGTATCACCtataagactagctcaagtgttgtttgtGATCCTGTTTTTCGGATCTTAGGACATCGTTAAGTGTAGTCCTAAAATAACTTTGAGAATATGACATTAGaaaagaacgatcatattgaattgacccaaacttgtttgttatactttgagataatatcgtctgAAATCAGTTGTTATAACACGGAATGTTAATGTGtattttagttccttagaccatgagagggTCACTTCTTAATGTATGGTGGACTTTGGCGTTGCTCAAACAACATatataacacggtgatcataacgagaACTTGCgggttcatcagaaagtttgacaagggactcgaTAGGTCGAGAGTGGAATTTACTCCTCCGATGATGGATAGATATTTTTAGGACCCTCCcggtgtgatggcatccatcatcgtctgtccATACACAGTTGACTACGccatggggatgccggaacacatcAATGAGAAAAAAAGAACAAAACCGGTGACGAGGAgatcggtatagtgagcatggtgatggctcaagaggataccgatacatctcacctcgggttttctaaagtatcgtgaagcaaagaGAACATCACATGACAAACGAAGGTTCACTCGAGTGACATTCGTGTAATCATGGGGATCGATATTGACGTCgatggttccgctatcggtcattgaaagAAGGGGTTTCTTTCATGTCTATGTTTAACCAACCTACATGGTCACAAGGTTAAGGTAATCACGACCTGCTGAGTGTTAGCAGGACAAGAGTATCAAGgatttatttgtggaattgtttcattaatattcggaatagtttcgagaggaaccggaagcgttccagggtcaccagaagggtttcagagtttatcaGCAATACTGAGTATTCCCGATAAATAATATGTAGGTGGAAATGTTTTCAGTGATGTTAAACTAATAATACCAACGGGTCTTAAAAGGCTAAGTAGTGGAAGAAGAATTGGGCCACCATGGCCCATGTAGGGGAGGCGGCCCCTATTCCCATGATGAATTGGAGTGGGGGGGGGGGACTCCTCCTCCCCCCTAGGCCGACACAACAAGGAGGGGCCTTCCCTCCTTGTGTggagcccctccctctcccttcaACCTATGTATACTTGAGGTTTTGGTGCTATTTGgacatacaagttttggagcctcctctagttctccagttctagttctagttggtcgtAGTTGATCAATTAGAGCTTGACCTAGATTCTCTAatactcataattagaagcccagtgtggtattaatctcctccctctaattctccggcgatgaTTATCTCTAGACGGTGAAGCGTTGCCGGGTcctgaagaccgtacgcttgcaaccaagtagagaggttgtgCTTTAGGTCTTCCGTTTGAGAGATCGTTCGTGGGCTTGTCGTGGGATAGTTCATctacggttcgagggactccaagtacggtCTACGCCGACTCGTCTACTTCTGCTGCTACTCGAAGTCAGTAACGATATTGATCAAAACctcttatgcatcttcatattgttcctgggtgattgTAGGGCAGGtattctactatgtttcccaacactttGGGCCATTGCCCAACTGGAGGCAAAGGTGGATGTACTCAAAGCCCACATCGTCGTGCTTGAGGCAACCAACGAATAATTCCGCCAAGCACTTGCTCATGATCCTGCACCTATCAAAGAAGAAATCACAATACCACCAACTAGAGGGATGAACGAATCTCGTCGGCTTGGAGTGTTAAGCTTGCAGAGATTTGAAGCCATTGTATCTTTATTATTTTTGCATGGTTGCATTTCAGTTGAACTTAAGCTCGTTTGCATAATAAGTTGAACCGATGAGTTCCTTTTTGAACTAGGAAGGAATCGTTCTCCAATTATTAGCAGATATTTATAATAAGTAGGTTTCATTGCATTCTTGAGATAATCGTATTGTCTACAAGATTTAGTTTCAGAGTTATTATATCTTCACCACCGTATAATTATAAGTCTTCCACATCTTGGGTGTCGATCGACTAGCGAAAGTTAGCAACCATATGTGCTAGGTTATTTCCACTTTGGTTGTCTTATGAAATTACTGAGAAAAATAAAAATAGTTCTTGGATACTTATCCAACAAAAGCAAATTAGAAGAGCAAGTTGCGGGAAACGCAAGATCTCCAAGTTTTCAGAATAATTGTTGAAAAATTTATGAAGCACGTTTTTCATTTATCCCCGTTAAGCATGCTTAGCTTACATGTCACATGTTAAACAAGCTACTTCCCAAGAGAAGGTGAAaatgatgaaacatcaagtccaaAAACGAATAAAGCGTGCTTACGCTTCAAAAGTAATGAGAGCCCCTCGCAACTTGCTTGGTCGAAGCATAGATGAAATATTACATAGAGTTGTTATGCCTAATGAACCGATCACTAATGGTGTGGAAGCCTTCATAATTCTCTCGTTGGTGACGATACAATGGGGCTCATCGATCATGTATGTTATGTGATCATTTGATTCAATGCAGTGGACTCATTCATTTATGTTTATTCGCACTTCATGAACCAGATGGCCTTGTTCTTTCAAGTTGCGGTATTTGCTCTGGGACGAACAAAACTCTAGATTGCGGGAGTTGATGCATCCAAAATTGCGTGATGTTTCACTTCTAGTTCCTTGTCGTAGTTGTAGGCTTTGTCGGAATTTATCATGTTCACGCACCTTTTTATGGTTTCATTAGGATCCTGAACACAGAGGAGTTTTTGAAGCATAAGAAAGAAATCCTGAGAATATGGGGTGAAAATCACGTTGATTTGCGTGATAGGAACCTACCATAGAAAGCACAAGTAAAAAGGGACGAAAACCAATCGCACCAGGGATTCCAGAAAAGAAGAAGACTATATTAACCCCCATGCTTTTGGATCAGAAAGGAGAGCCACACAGAGGTCAGAAACTTTGACGGAATCAATAACCCTAGCCTTCGAAAGGGATTCGGAGGGGGGGTCGATAGAAAGGCTCTACATCATCATCATCTCAATCAAGGGGACTACGACATCAATCATCTCCATCACCATCATCCCCTTTCATCTCTCTGTAATACAACATCATAGTGGATTCATACTTACATACTTCGATCGTTACTCTAAGTTTACCTTGATTTACCCATTGCTTGTTGTCCTCATGTCTGATTAGACCCCTTAGTTTTCACGGATATGGAGGAATCTTAGTATGTTTAGGTGTTGAATGCCATGTTGCATCCTCGTTGTATGTTTATGTTAATAATCTTCTCGATGTTGAGTGAAGTCGACCACTCAAATTTGCCTTCATGAACGCAAGGTTATTACTAATATATAGGCGTGATGGTGGGTTTGCGGAGGTAATGCAGTGATAGAAGCTACCTCCCTCCTTCCCTGACCATTCAGTAGGGGATTACCGGAGACGCCTTTAACTACGTCCACAGGGCGACCTTTAATCATCGGTACCAAAACCTGAATGTGGGGAGGAATGATGATGGCGTATGTGATACATGGTTGCTGCATGTATGCATGTGTATGTACTTGGCTCCCCCACTTGTAGAAGCATACAAAGTGGATTAAAGATCCAAGCCTAGAACTAGTGAGAATCCAGACTCCTTGCGAACACCTCTGCCATATTTATTCCAACCGCAAGAGAAGCGAGCCTCCTGGCCGTGTGTTGGTCCGAGCCGTCCGATCTGCCAGGACAGCTTGGCTCGGACCCGGCTGGAAGGTCCAAGTCTCTGCCTTTTATTTCTATATATATACTCTATAAGCTACCAAAATGTCCAAGTCTCTTGCCCTTTATTTCTACACATGTTAGGGAACCAACGCCCAACAATTGTTCTTGGATGAATCGAACAACCATGGCAGCAAATAGGCCTAGAACATCATTAATGTCTCTTTGAAACAAGAGAATAAACCATCGGTTTAACGAAAATGCTTCACAcacgacagtgtttggatgataaCTGCACGATCGAGGGATCCAGCGGCCACTGCTGGGCTGTGCTCGACATTCTTCGGCTGGATTTAACCATCGTGCACAAGTCGTCCAAACTTTATCGTCCCCATAGCACTGCTCTCGGTTTAAATTCGGTAAGTGACCCTCAGAACTCTGGCGCTCCAAACGGGGCTTCCACGAGGACTTAATTCTGAGTTAAATGCTTATTCTCAAGTTCAATACTTTTATTCAACAGGCAGTCCACGTTCTGCAAAAGCAATAGCACCTACAAGATGATACCTGGCAGGCATATGGAGTCTTTACAGTAGGAACAGTATCTCTACGATCAGATGCATCAAGCACCAAAATACGTGATTTACCAAAAACgtgcaaaagaaaaaagaatagATAAGAAACAGTTGAACACATGTTGACATTCCAAAGGGCTTCACCCAAAATAATTTACAGAGATTCCCAGATGGATGGAATTAGACTTTTGTTGGCCATGTTGCTTGAGCTGACATGATTATGCCCACGATCACTCCAAAGAGGCCCAAAGCACTGCCAAAGATCTCAATCACCAGGATCTTTACAAAGAGTGTTGAATTCTGGGCATCAGACAGTGCACAGCTGCTTCCGATTATTCCCACGCATACCCTGAAGATTCGAAATTTGATCATCTTGAGCCATGGATCATGATATATGTGAAAATAAAATGTGAATTCTACCACTTACCCGCAAACAAGATTAGCAAAGCCGACAATAAGACCTGAGGCAAAGATTGCATAACCAGCTCGCATAGACTCTGGATCATGCATTCGGGATGTTGGCACACTTTCAAGCTTTGTTTGGAGGATGATCGCCACGATTACACCATAAATTGCAACGGCCTCACAGAAGATGACACTGTAAAGCAAATGGGATGCATATGTATCAGAAGTTAAAAGGAATATCCATGATATGCCAATCAGAAGAGAATTAACGTTATATAAATTTCCAATATAAAGCTAGATGGAGGCATTAGCCAACCATTTTTGCTAAAATTCCCATGTGGTTTTGGTTGCTTGCCTCGAAAGAAGCATAATAAATAAGCAGATGCAAGCATAAACCCATCAGATGTTTTCACAAGATCCAAAGGCTGTCAGAAGCATCCTTGACAGCAGACATGGAACTTATTTGAGGGGCTCATGTTAACTATAGAGGTCTAGCCAATTTTTCTGTGCTTGTTTATTAACAAATCCCAAGAACTAGTAATCCATGCGTACATTGGCTCAGCCCAAATAACCATGGTGAGTTGAAATGAGCAAACTGACTAAAAGGTTATAGCTAAAAACAAATGTTTTCACAAGATCCAAATGTTGTGAATGCTGCAGAAGGATGGGTATATCGATGAAGATGTGAGCCATCAAATCAAAGTTGGATGTATGAAGtgacgccaagcttctggcatACTTTGTGACAAGAgtgtgccacaaaagctaaaaggcaggttCTATAGGATGGCGATTCGACCTGCGCTGTTGTATGCGCAAAAAGGCCAACAAAAAGGTGAGATGTCCAACAGTTGTGTAGCAGAGATGCACATGTTGAGATGGATATGTGGCCACACAAGAAAGGATcaggtccggaatgatgatatacggtTGGGGTAGCACCgactgaagagaagcttgtccagcatgcctgagatggtttgggcatatagcACGCAGGCCTCCAGAAGTGCCAGTGCATAGAAGGCTGTTAAAGCATGCTGATAATGTCAAGAAAGGTCGtggtagaccaaacttgacatggaAGTCCGGAAGGAGAGATCTTAAGAactggaatatcaccaaagaactaacCATGGACAGGGTTGcgtggaagttagctatccacCTGCCAATACCATGACTTGGtttcgagatcttatgggtttcaactctagcctaccccaacttgtttgggactgaaaGGCTTTGTTATTGGCCAACAAAATGGCAGTCTAGCTCCCAGGTTTCTATCAGACTAATGTTTCTCCAGTACATCATATGCACTAACATGCTTCTTCCTCTACGGGCATAGAGGATGTTTGTGCTACATCCAATTGTAGATGTAAAGCCAAAACCGTGAAACACTCTATTTTTCATCTGTTATGCTGTTACAATTCTAACGAACATGCCCTCCAACAAAACAAGAGAACAATAAAAGCCACAAACACAGGTTCAATGACGAATAAAATAATAAAGATCAACTAAGGAACTAGACCAGATCCCACACGACCACTGTAAGAACTTGATGGCCCTAACATAACAGAGGAACcgcaaaacaaagaaaagaaaatgagCCTCCTGCTTTGATTTTCTATCTATCATTGTCACGACTTACATAACAGCTAACTTAGTTTATTAAAACGAGACTAATCAAGTGGgaaacatgaggattcaggatcGGTGACTGACACAACAATGGACATAAGGATCTATATCATAACCACGAAAGTTTGTTCACATGCTAAGTGTCAAGGAGCAAGGAGAAGTGAAGCAGATGAGCACACGTGTACACATACAAACTATACCATAATAAAGGCAAAATgagtcgcgggggggggggggggggggggggggcacaacaaATAATGGCACGGTCTCCCTAAAATGTAAAACATATAAATTTCAGCTAGGCAATAACAATTGCTTGTTGTTGGCATTTGTTAGGATATCATCAGTGTACTTACCCATGGATAGTTTGCAATGAGATAATGTCCGATTCTTCCTACCAAGAGATGTAAGTCAACTCATCGTATTCTTCCTACCAAGAGATGTAAGTCAACTCATCGTATTAACACCTTAAAGCAATCCACCATGGAAGGAATATTGGCCCCTCCAAGCTAATTGAATAAATTACCACCAGAAGCAAGGTAGTTTGCTCTACACAAACATCCGCCGGTTAATTTCATGTAACACAATGCTAACTAACAGAAGAACCCCTCCTGGACGCAACCAGGCATCATCAAGTTCAAGGTAGAACAAAATCAGGAGCTCACAGTGCACCAAGCAAGGCCAAATCTAGCTACCGCAGTGCAGAGGAGACGGCGTCGAGCCAAATCAGGCCCACCAGGTTAGCAAGGCTCTAGAGATTCCTCACCTGATGAGGTTCTTGGAGGTGATCCTGGGCGCCTTGATGGCGGCCCCGATGAGGCTGCTCCCCGTGATGAAGATCCCCCTGCCAACAGCAAAACCGCAGCGGGGCAGTATGAGCAGATGCGCGCAGCAGATCCAGCGAGGCTATGCTGGGAAGGGGGGAGATTAGGTCTCACCATGCTGCGCCGAGGACAGAGACACCGATGGAGACGGCGATGCCGATGGCGGAGAAGGTGTAGGGCGAGATATGCACGAGCGCGCGCGCCCACGACGACGAGTAGTCCGACGACATCCTCCCACCACGATCTTCACCGGTGCGCGCTCGTTGCTGGATCGG from Triticum aestivum cultivar Chinese Spring chromosome 3B, IWGSC CS RefSeq v2.1, whole genome shotgun sequence includes these protein-coding regions:
- the LOC123070097 gene encoding V-type proton ATPase subunit c''2; this translates as MSSDYSSSWARALVHISPYTFSAIGIAVSIGVSVLGAAWGIFITGSSLIGAAIKAPRITSKNLISVIFCEAVAIYGVIVAIILQTKLESVPTSRMHDPESMRAGYAIFASGLIVGFANLVCGVCVGIIGSSCALSDAQNSTLFVKILVIEIFGSALGLFGVIVGIIMSAQATWPTKV